A region of the Candidatus Methylomirabilota bacterium genome:
ATGAAGGCCTACGGGCTGCTCCTGGCCGACGATCCCGCCTGGCGAGAGCGGGCGCAGCGCTTCTCGGAGCACGTGCGCGACCTGGCGGAGTTTCTGGCCGCCGAGCCCTTGCGCGGACCTCTTGGCCGCGTCGAGAAGACCGTGACCTATCACGATCCGTGTCATATCGTTCACGGCCAGAAGATCAGCCGGGAGCCACGAGCCCTGCTCGCTCAGATTCCCGGACTCACCGTCGTGCCCCTGGCCGAGGCTGATTGGTGCTGCGGCTCGGCCGGGACGTACAACCTGACCCAGCCGGAGATGGCGCAGCGCCTGCAGGCGCGCAAGGTGGCCAATGTCCGCGCCACGGGCGCGCAGGCCGTCATCACCGCCAACCCTGGCTGCATCATCCAGATCGCCCAGGGCCTGGCCGCCGAGGGCACGCCCATCCAGGTTCTCCACCTGGCCGAGATTCTCGACGAGGCCTACCAGGCCGCCCCTCACCCTAGCCCTCTCCCCAAAGGGGAGAGGGACACAGAAAGCACGGCCTCCGTTCAACAGAAATCCTCTTCTCCATCGGAGAAGGGGTAGGGGAGATGGACACACAAAGCAGGGCCCCCGATCAACAGAATCCCTCTCCCCCATTGGGGGAGAGGGCAGGGTGAGGGGGAGATGTCGCGCACTCGAGTTTTGGATCTGGCCGCCCTCCCCCCGGGCGGCGTCGAGCTCCTCGTCTTCCGCGGGATAGACGTGGCGCTCTTCAGGCGCGGAGACGAGATCTTCGCCATCGGCAATGAGTGCGCCCACAAGGGTGGCAATCTCTGCGATGGCCGCGTGGAGGGCGATATCGTCACGTGTCCGTTACACGGCTGGGAGTTCGACCTGCGCTCCGGCGTCTGCATGACCATTCCCGGCGAGGCGGTGCCGCGCTTCGCCGTCACCGTGGACGATGGCGGCATCTACCTCGAGGACTCCGCGTGAAGGACGCCACGCCCCAGGAGCACAAGGCCCACGCCCCCGTGTCCGTCGGCTGCTTCGTGCTGACCATCTCGGACTCGAAGACCCCCGACACCGATACGAGCGGGACGCTGATCCGCGAGCTCCTCACCGCGGCCGGCCATCGCGTAGCCGGGCACGCCATCGTGCGCGACGAGCCCGCGCAGGTGACGGCGGTGATCCGTTCCGGGTGCGCCGCGCCCTCCGTCGAGGTCTTCATCCTCACGGGAGGCACCGGCATCACCAAGCGCGACTCGACCTTCGAGGCCGTGGAAGCCATGCTGGACAAGCGCCTGAGCGGGTTCGGCGAGCTCTTCCGGATGCTCTCCTACAAGGAGATCGGCCCTGCGGCCATGCTGTCCCGTGCCCAGGGTGGAGTCGTCCAGGGGCGCGTGCTGTTCTCCCTGCCGGGCTCGCCGAATGCCTGCCGGCTTGCCCTCGAATCGCTCATCATTCCCGAGCTGGGCCACCTCATCCGAGAGGTCAATCGATAGGGGTGTTCGCGGCAGGCTGTTATACTCTGAGGACTCGCCCGGGATTCTCCCGGGCTGCCCGACCCCGGACCCACGGAGGAGTCGCAATGCCCAGCTACACCGTTCGGACTCTCCTGATCCTCTTGCTCTGTCTCCTGGTCGCCGTCCCCGCGGCGGCTCAGTCAAAAGCTCCTTCGGGCCCCATGTGGTCGGAGAGCCCGAAAGCCCAGATTCCCGCCGACATCGCTCGGCTCAACAACCACATGAATGGCGTGATCGAGCAGCTCAAGCCCGCCCTCGTCCAGGTCCGGGTTCGTCGCGCCGTCGAGACGCCCACCGAGGGCGAGACGCCGTCCACGCCCGAAGAGCGTCGCATCACCGGCTCGGGCTTCATCATCCGGCCGGACGGCTACATCGTCACCAATGCCCACGTGGTGAGCGATGCGGAGAAGATCCAGGTCAAGCTGTCGGACGGCCGGCGTCTCGACGCCAAGCTGATCGGGCAGGACGACCGCGTCGACCTGGCCCTCGTCAAGATCGAGGCCACCGGGCTGCCCGTGGCCATGCTGGGCGACTCCAATCGCCTCCGGGTCGGCGAGTTCGTCCTGGCCATCGGCAATCCCTTTGGCCTCGAGCAGACGGTGTCGTTCGGCATCGTGAGCCGGAAGGGCGCCCCGCTTCAGGCCGCCGCCCCGGGCTTCGATTTCATCCAGACGGACGCCGCGGTCAATCCCGGCAATTCCGGCGGCCCGCTCGTCAACATGGCGGGCGAGGTCGTGGGCGTCAATAGCATGGCCGCCCGCAACGGCACCATCGGGTTCGCCATTCCCATCAATCTCGTCAAGGGGCTGCTCCCACAGCTGGCCTCGTCCGGGAAAGTCCAGTGGGGCTGGCTCGGAGTGGCCATCGCCGAGATCGGTGACGAGGACTTGCCGAAGTACGGGCTCAAGGAGCCCCGCGGCGTCCTGATCCGCAGCGTGGTGGCCGGCCAACCCGCCGACCAGGGCGGCGTCAAGCCCGAGGATGTCGTGCTCGCCGTCGATGGCGCGTCCATCGAGGGGCCGCGCGATCTCCAGCGCATCATCGCGAGCACGCCGGTGGGGCGCGCGGTCAAGCTCTTCGTCATGCGCGGCGGCAAGGAGACCGAGCTCTCCGTGACCGTCGGCGCCTACAAGGCGGAGCTGGCTCAGCCGTCGCGGCCACCCCGCCCAGCGCCCGCGCCCAAAGCGCCGGCGCCCAGGATCCCGGCACCCGAGACCGCTCCCCCTCCCAAGTAAGCATTGCCCCCTCACCCACTCAGCACTCGCCTCGCCGCTTGAGACGAGCGTCTCAGCTCGAACGGCGGCCCTCTCCCCCGATGGGGGAGAGGGATCCGAATTGCTTGTGCTCTTCGCGGTGTCCGGACTGTCTTTGAATCCCTCTCCCCCACTGGGGGAGAGGGCAGGGTGAGGGGGTCGGGTCTTCGCGCATAGTCCGCGCTAGATCCCTCGCGCTTTACGACCGCCAAGTCGCCTGCTAGGATGCCCGCGCCATGCGCGCCGTCCTCCTCGGCACGGGCTCGCCGCCGCCAAATCCCAAGCGCCGCGGACCCGCCACGCTCCTGACCCTGGGCGAGGAGCGATTCCTCGTCGACGCCGGCTCT
Encoded here:
- a CDS encoding heterodisulfide reductase-related iron-sulfur binding cluster — translated: MKAYGLLLADDPAWRERAQRFSEHVRDLAEFLAAEPLRGPLGRVEKTVTYHDPCHIVHGQKISREPRALLAQIPGLTVVPLAEADWCCGSAGTYNLTQPEMAQRLQARKVANVRATGAQAVITANPGCIIQIAQGLAAEGTPIQVLHLAEILDEAYQAAPHPSPLPKGERDTESTASVQQKSSSPSEKG
- a CDS encoding Rieske (2Fe-2S) protein, which produces MSRTRVLDLAALPPGGVELLVFRGIDVALFRRGDEIFAIGNECAHKGGNLCDGRVEGDIVTCPLHGWEFDLRSGVCMTIPGEAVPRFAVTVDDGGIYLEDSA
- a CDS encoding molybdenum cofactor biosynthesis protein B, yielding MKDATPQEHKAHAPVSVGCFVLTISDSKTPDTDTSGTLIRELLTAAGHRVAGHAIVRDEPAQVTAVIRSGCAAPSVEVFILTGGTGITKRDSTFEAVEAMLDKRLSGFGELFRMLSYKEIGPAAMLSRAQGGVVQGRVLFSLPGSPNACRLALESLIIPELGHLIREVNR
- a CDS encoding trypsin-like peptidase domain-containing protein → MPSYTVRTLLILLLCLLVAVPAAAQSKAPSGPMWSESPKAQIPADIARLNNHMNGVIEQLKPALVQVRVRRAVETPTEGETPSTPEERRITGSGFIIRPDGYIVTNAHVVSDAEKIQVKLSDGRRLDAKLIGQDDRVDLALVKIEATGLPVAMLGDSNRLRVGEFVLAIGNPFGLEQTVSFGIVSRKGAPLQAAAPGFDFIQTDAAVNPGNSGGPLVNMAGEVVGVNSMAARNGTIGFAIPINLVKGLLPQLASSGKVQWGWLGVAIAEIGDEDLPKYGLKEPRGVLIRSVVAGQPADQGGVKPEDVVLAVDGASIEGPRDLQRIIASTPVGRAVKLFVMRGGKETELSVTVGAYKAELAQPSRPPRPAPAPKAPAPRIPAPETAPPPK